TAATAGCAGGCAGTCTGAGggatttctttcttcctctttacACCTCATTACTTGTCTTTACAGTTTTAAATCTCTCCTCATCTTTGCGAAACATCTGACTTCATGTTCTGATTAGGTTATCAGCTCAATATCACAAAGACCCATGAACACGCAAAACAGAAAATGCAGAGTTccagttttttacattttattgtttctgGTAACATTATCATGACCATGCTAACCATGCACAGTGTCTACAGAAGCTACGTCACTTAAAGAGTTAATCTGATTGGTAGAGATTGTTCATATGAGCAGACAAACACTGTGGTTGTATGTATCGTTTTTATGTACTCATTCGCTTTTCCTTAAGATCAGTCCCCTCTGCAAAACAATGTTGAATGTGGAACAGCTGTTTGAAtttgacaaacaaaaataaacagtaaatcCCGATGCGTAGATGCAACTTATGGCTACTTCACTTACAGCGATTCAGAGAGCCGAAGCAGtcttaaaatcttaatttcatTGTATAAAGTGACACTACAGTATAGCTTATAATCATTTGCAGCATGGAGGAAATTACATGTTTCAAACCAAGGTTCAAGTATTACAGGTCACACACAGTAATTCCCCGGGCCAGACACATACACTGTCAAATGtgtcaacagaaaaataaagtttttctaTCAGTCCCAAATAAGGCATTGCTACTGAAATTACATTTAGACATGACacggaaaaatacaaaataaatcagtgATTAGTGATGTGATGAATTGTTTTGGGAGTTTAAAGGAGGTACTTTCTTCACAGGACCATGTGGATTGAGAAAAACATTAGCAGCGAACAGCATATTCATTGCTACAgggcacacacacttacattgATGTTAACATCCAGCCCCATTCAGTCTTGGGGCCCAGTCACATAAACGAATGCAAAGCAATCACGTCGGTAAAAGTGAATCAAAGTTGAACTCAAAGCATTTCCGTATGTGTGCCCTTACAAATCAGCTACCAGATATCTATTGAATGGAATCTATGCCACTACTGTACATCTTTTTAGATGGATGCATCCATTAATAACCTTGGAAACACAATTCAGCTAAATCAAGTACATGCGAGAGGAGCATTACCTGgacagacatttaaaaagaaatcaggAACGGGAGAAGCCTCACCCAGCTACACATTAAAGGCTTAAAAGAGCTTGTGAAAGGCAGAGGTTCAAACACAGTATTCAAATCTCTGAGCAGGTTTTATTTCTCCAGTAATGACACTGAAGAGGGTGCTGTGAGGGATCTGTGCAGGGACAATTAAAGTTTCTTACCGAACTACAATTAGTTCACGATACTTTATCTTCTAAAGGCCTATAATCAAAACCCTGATATTTGTTTTTCGGTCGTAACACCCAGACACACCTTGTCTCTGTGAGGCCTTCACATGTGCTCATCTTGCACTCACACTCTtgcactcaacactttctgAAAAGATCGGCATAGACAAAATTTCGGACACACAATTTTAATGGAtttattacctccgccaaggggGGGCATGTTTTTGcccctgttttgtttgttgattgttggtttgtttgtttgtgagctggACTAAACAAAAACTTCGGAACAGATTTTCACGAACTTGATGGAAAGATGTggaatgggtcagggaagagccCTTTACATTTTGGCCAGGATTCTGACAAAAAGGCAGACCCATGGTTTAGTTGTTCACATTGTGAGTTTTTCAaacttttcattgatttcttacAGAATTATTTATGGATcttaatgggaaaaaaaatcaatatacaataaaaaagttaatttaaatatgatttcataaggggactgttgggccttggcggaggtttgaactctactgagtgccattctagtttgctATGAGATTAGATTACAGGAGATCTTTTGTTAATACTGCAAGTcatgaattatatatatttttaattcaatCTCTATGGCTCTATTCCCATAAAGGTAGCAACACAGGGGCACATGCTCAAAATGTGGCACCCTGTGAGTGTATGTACgcgtggggagagagagagagagagggaaggcaAGCGacagcagaagagagagagagataaatgtACTACTGGATGCTTAGTTTATTCGATGACGAAGGGGACATCCCGATGAGCTTAGAGTCTGACATGGGACTAACGACGCCCTCAATGAGGTTCTTGTTGCAGTCGCCCATGTTGTTCTCAGAGGTCAGTTTGGGGAAGGGGACGCCGTCGGTCAGATCCATCAGGTCTTCGAGAGCGCGGCTGTTACTCAGACCACTGTGCTGGATCTCAATGACCGGTGAGAACACTGGGATTGAAATAAGTTCTTCCTTAGAAGCTGGgctgaaataaatcaaatgaatgacATGTAATATCTTTAGATTTGACACTGAATCATTGGTGCATTTGATGTGAAGTGGTTAAATAACACTGCTACTCAAAGTCAGCTCACCAGAATAACTTTGCCCACTCCAGAGGACTCACCTGACGTCCATGGACTGCACCTCATCACATGACCCCTTCCCCTTCACCTTCACATCCAACGGCTCCAGCTTGATGATCGACGGCAGCAGGCGTCTGACCAGCGGGGGAGTCACCGAGGCTCTAACAGCCACCACCTGGGACCCTCTGTTATGGTTTCCCTCTGCAGCTGACACACGCAGGCTTTGTTGTTTGCTTCCCTCAGCAATTTGACGGCTACTCGACAAGGCACTTCCACTACCCTTCAGTGCTCCATTCATCAACCCCCCCTGCTTTACGCTGGCTTTGGCATCTGCTCTCAGCTTTGTTGGCTCTTTGTTTATTTGGTCTGTGGCTTTTGCATTTTCTACGCGCTGCTCGTTCGCATTAATTCCCGCCTCTcttctctgctgcttcacatcacaGGCCTTGCGTTCCTTGCTGGGTCGTCTGTCCTGCTCGTCACTGGTTTGTTTGGCGTCCGGTCTCTTCTCGGGGACACTGTGCGTTGGTGTTACATGATGAGTGTTGTTTTTAGCTGGTAAACTCTTCTGATTGTCCATctgtgctgatgctgctgctgaatctTTCCTCACCAGGGCACATTCCTTCGAGTTTACCTGGACTGTGACCGGCTCTTTAACCTGAAACTCAACATTTTGGGACGCTTGCTCCTTCACCTGAGCATTTGTTTGAACAGTCTTTTTATCCCCTGTggagaatgaaaataaaatcacagtGGGGTTCACTCTATTTGGACTGTCCAGTTAAAATAAACTGAATTTCATAAGTAAAGAAACTGATCATCTTTTGAACTGTACAACCCAAATGTGTAGATTATTATACCAGGACAGTTCAAGTAAAGTGTTGGCTCACACTGTACAGAGCCATCCCCTATAGAGACCGGATATTTCTCTCAAGGTCATTTTCAAGTGTTGCTAATGCACAGTCGAGCCTCCACGGCACTACTCTGCAGTAAAAGGTTCTCTGTCAGCGCCAAGTTTATTGTCCTTTGCTGCTGGTCCATTTTCCAGAAACTGTTGTGTAACCCCAAACCCAATACacaaacaatataacaatatgcACAATTCTGCTCGGCCAACATAAACTCATGTAGACAATGTCACTGCTGTTCATTCTTTTGAATAGCCAAAGCAAAAGCAtcagaatgaaaataaaacaaaaatgcaaGACCCCAGGGAAATAATATATTGGCTTCTGTGTCTCCGACTGAGATTTCACCCAAGCAAACTCATAAAGATGTAAATCTATGCCGCACATGCTTAAAATAAGCTGATAAATGCATCTGACCACAAACCGCACATGCCCTGTTTGCATTTGTACAGCTGCAAGGCATAAAGCGAGTCATGGCGTGAGCACAAGAAGCCGAAATTAAAATCAGCGCAGGGCGATTGAAGGCCATACTAACCTGAGACGGACTTcgtctccacctgctcctcctttTGATTCAGTGCACAGGAGAGACAATCGATTCATTAATTGTTGTAATTAGGACACACAAACCAAAGTATCACCAacaatataatttaataaaggTAATAACAACAGAAAGTCAAAGTTTTTCcataaataaaatttgaaaagaaaatctcATTCGGGCGACGAGCAGGTGCTTAAAGGCAGCAGGTTTACTGTATGAGAGCAGAGGGTGTCTCTTACAGTACCTTAAAGTCAGCTTCACCCTTCCTAGTTCTCTTCATGATCTCCTCAAttctctgcaaaaaaaaaccaTAAACACATAATCACAGTGTGAACATTGAAGTGAgttttacatttgtatttgttacaTGCAGTCAGCTGGCAGTGAGAGCTTGGACGGTCGTCTCTGGGAGTTTTAATAACCTTTTTTCTCAgttgcctctcctcctcttcttgttgTGCCTGTAGTTCTCTTTCCAGCCGCTGacgctctgcctcctcctgaaggactttgaccttttctttctgttaaGATCAAGACGAAATCCATTTATATGGTTTACAAACTGTGAGACATAACTTCACATGAAAGTCACAAGAAATTCACCCCACAATCGAAATACAGTGAAAACAGCATTAGGCAAAAACCAGCATTGCCTTAGTGAACAAAGTAAGATATCTGGGTCACATCGTTGGGAGCGAATTTATGAAATGACGATGATGTGCTGTGTCAGTCAACATGTTGGCACACAAATGTGCTATGTGTAGATGATGTTAGATACACATTTATAATCACTGTGTAGCCTACTTGTAAAATGTGATATTGCGTTAAATTTTTTGCGCTGCATTTAGTAATTTATATTATCTTTATACTGATATGGATCTATGAGTCTGAGATACAGCTTAAGGTTTGTGGCCTCTTTTAAAAGATCTCTAACCTCTTTATCCATCTCGTCATTATGCTCcttgtcctgctcctccttcttttcattggcttctttttctttcagtctCAGAACATCTTcctcatttttcttcttctcctccgctTGTTGAGCCTTCACTTCTTGCTGACGTCGCTGCTCCTGTTCCAGTTGCTTCCttagctgctcctgctcctgcagtcTGATTGGCAGGGACACAGACTCATTacacacatcacaacacatGACCCATGCTCTCTTTAATCCACGAATCATTCAATGACCTcacctctttttttcctcctgttccCGTTTTTTCTCGTCCAGTTCCTTCTGAGCTCGAGCCTGACGCCTCCGCTCTGCCAGCAACCTGGTAGCCTCCTCTGCATTTGTAGTGCCAGCTGCCCCCTTCCCAATGCATGATGCTGCTTCTGTCCCACATAGACAGGCTGGTGTAAGAATCATCTACATTTATTAAAACTGAttgattaacaaaaaaaaataacttgacAAATCACCTTTTTTCTTGTCTCCCTCCTCAACATTgctctgtgtcttcttctctgagGAATCCACTTTGGGAGACAAGTGGTCCTTCCTGTCAGGCGACTGGATTCTGTCCGGTGTGTCGCCTCTGAGGCGCTTATCAGACGTTTCAGCCTTAGAGGATCTTGTTTTAGTGATCTCAGTGTTCACCACAGTCTTCTCAGCTTGCA
This genomic window from Pleuronectes platessa chromosome 15, fPlePla1.1, whole genome shotgun sequence contains:
- the map7d2a gene encoding MAP7 domain-containing protein 2a — translated: MEGYMKTDDRMRLAKERREEKERTLAAREQLMREKDRRARLHHERTVEERWRKLDEQRQREELRRAAVEEKRRQQLEEERERLEALIKRSFERSLLLEQRTKRWSRGCPSGAGDSENAPLPFSAASAFSHGIASPLPAVSESAPCSPHRSPFCSSLNPADHNRAGLLGGSQSTPNTPKKERLRRERRTASPGCGSPLRRPESPATSNQTSLSVRRLASKIRAQSPGNAHQYHNSPTRHRPNKSSDDKKAENKKVATHGERSKAETALKKNTDTEGSNPSLQAEKTVVNTEITKTRSSKAETSDKRLRGDTPDRIQSPDRKDHLSPKVDSSEKKTQSNVEEGDKKKEAASCIGKGAAGTTNAEEATRLLAERRRQARAQKELDEKKREQEEKKRLQEQEQLRKQLEQEQRRQQEVKAQQAEEKKKNEEDVLRLKEKEANEKKEEQDKEHNDEMDKEKEKVKVLQEEAERQRLERELQAQQEEEERQLRKKRIEEIMKRTRKGEADFKEEQVETKSVSGDKKTVQTNAQVKEQASQNVEFQVKEPVTVQVNSKECALVRKDSAAASAQMDNQKSLPAKNNTHHVTPTHSVPEKRPDAKQTSDEQDRRPSKERKACDVKQQRREAGINANEQRVENAKATDQINKEPTKLRADAKASVKQGGLMNGALKGSGSALSSSRQIAEGSKQQSLRVSAAEGNHNRGSQVVAVRASVTPPLVRRLLPSIIKLEPLDVKVKGKGSCDEVQSMDVSPASKEELISIPVFSPVIEIQHSGLSNSRALEDLMDLTDGVPFPKLTSENNMGDCNKNLIEGVVSPMSDSKLIGMSPSSSNKLSIQ